From Halococcus salsus, one genomic window encodes:
- the purS gene encoding phosphoribosylformylglycinamidine synthase subunit PurS codes for MTAYTAVVTVRLKRGVLDPEAETTARALERLGFELEDLRAADRFEIDLAAPDEAAAAERADAMAERLLANPTIHDYSVEVEAR; via the coding sequence ATGACCGCCTACACCGCCGTCGTCACGGTGCGGCTGAAACGGGGCGTGCTCGACCCCGAGGCCGAGACCACCGCACGGGCGCTCGAACGCCTCGGCTTCGAACTCGAGGACCTCCGGGCCGCCGACCGCTTCGAGATCGACCTCGCGGCCCCCGACGAGGCCGCGGCCGCCGAACGCGCCGACGCGATGGCCGAACGTCTGCTCGCCAACCCCACCATCCACGATTATTCGGTGGAGGTCGAGGCCCGGTGA
- a CDS encoding formyltetrahydrofolate deformylase: MNPDFTEITVIGDDDTGLIARVTSLLFERDANIEDLDQAVREGLFRMTMRVDTTEMTCTEDDLREALEALCDDLGMDVQVRFPADREAKRIAVLATKESHCLAAMLEAFVDDDPEAEVVVVVANHDDLAPLAAAHDIPFYDIGDAGGVPDEEWLLDILAEYEVDLVALARYMRILSPNVVFRYESRIINVHPSLLPSFAGAEAYRQAIEKGVRIAGVTAHYVTTDLDQGPIIAQRAFDVPDDATPEELEERGQPLEAEALVEAVRLHLAGDLVVGRGRTHLREDSDAELGLPEEIAELNPDAPVDNASVTGGRTEE; the protein is encoded by the coding sequence ATGAACCCCGATTTCACCGAGATAACGGTGATCGGCGACGACGACACCGGTCTGATCGCGCGGGTCACGTCGCTGCTGTTCGAGCGCGACGCCAACATCGAGGATCTGGATCAAGCGGTCCGGGAGGGCCTCTTCCGGATGACGATGCGGGTCGACACGACCGAGATGACCTGCACCGAGGACGACCTCCGTGAGGCGCTCGAAGCCCTCTGTGACGACCTCGGAATGGACGTCCAAGTCAGGTTCCCCGCCGACCGCGAGGCCAAGCGGATCGCGGTGCTCGCCACCAAGGAGTCACACTGCCTTGCGGCCATGCTGGAGGCGTTCGTCGACGACGACCCCGAGGCGGAGGTCGTGGTCGTGGTGGCGAACCACGACGACCTCGCGCCGCTCGCGGCAGCCCACGACATCCCCTTCTACGACATCGGTGACGCCGGCGGGGTGCCCGACGAGGAGTGGCTGTTGGACATCCTCGCCGAGTACGAGGTCGACCTCGTGGCGCTCGCCCGCTACATGCGGATCCTGAGCCCGAACGTGGTCTTCCGGTACGAAAGCAGAATTATCAACGTTCATCCCTCGCTCCTACCGTCGTTCGCCGGGGCCGAGGCCTACCGACAAGCGATCGAGAAGGGCGTCCGGATCGCGGGCGTCACCGCCCACTACGTCACGACCGACCTCGACCAGGGCCCGATCATCGCCCAGCGCGCCTTCGACGTGCCCGACGACGCGACGCCCGAGGAGCTGGAAGAGCGGGGCCAGCCGCTCGAAGCCGAGGCGCTCGTCGAGGCGGTTCGGCTCCACCTCGCGGGGGACCTGGTGGTCGGTCGCGGTCGAACCCATCTCCGCGAGGACAGCGATGCAGAGCTCGGTCTCCCCGAAGAGATCGCCGAGCTGAACCCCGACGCGCCGGTCGACAACGCATCCGTGACCGGCGGCCGTACGGAGGAGTAA